One Malus sylvestris chromosome 14, drMalSylv7.2, whole genome shotgun sequence DNA segment encodes these proteins:
- the LOC126598950 gene encoding uncharacterized protein LOC126598950: protein MDSTSFCNQQSPSSDRLLGLFSFSPPSSAAAGEELNEAEVFWTNDFTEPTADTPNPRLNLTRRVHSGILAVLPEPGQSAQVLYRKPTISSSSKPIPSIPRLSPSQLQSQSVPNSRKIQSSAPMMVPVLSRAVEKHSRNDDLADVVDDDDGGDEEMLPPHELVARGSGVSDRTTFSVLEGVGRTLKGRDLRQVRNAIWRKTGFLD from the coding sequence ATGGATTCCACCAGCTTCTGCAACCAGCAATCGCCGTCGTCGGATCGGCTGCTCGGCCTCTTCTCCTTCTCTCCGCCCTCATCCGCCGCCGCCGGCGAGGAGCTCAACGAGGCCGAGGTCTTCTGGACCAACGACTTCACCGAGCCCACCGCCGACACCCCAAACCCCCGACTCAATCTGACTCGTCGCGTCCACTCCGGAATACTCGCGGTCCTCCCGGAACCGGGTCAATCGGCACAAGTCTTGTACCGGAAGCCGACAATTTCGTCATCGTCGAAGCCCATCCCTTCAATTCCGAGACTTTCGCCGTCCCAATTACAGTCCCAGTCGGTGCCTAATTCGAGGAAGATCCAGAGCTCGGCCCCGATGATGGTGCCGGTCCTGTCCCGGGCGGTGGAGAAGCACAGCAGAAACGATGATCTGGCGGATGTGGTGGACGACGACGACGGGGGAGACGAAGAGATGCTGCCGCCGCACGAGCTCGTGGCGAGGGGGTCGGGGGTTTCGGATAGGACGACGTTCTCGGTGCTGGAAGGCGTGGGGAGGACGCTGAAAGGTAGGGATTTGCGTCAGGTTAGGAATGCGATTTGGCGCAAGACTGGGTTTCTTGATTGA